A region from the Pelagovum pacificum genome encodes:
- a CDS encoding DUF167 domain-containing protein, producing the protein MPDLSHLAEPGTEIAVRVTPKASRARIELADDGTVKVWVTVSPEGGKANDAVIRQLAKALGVPKTALTLVRGAASRDKVVRLDHSTWRRR; encoded by the coding sequence ATGCCGGACCTGTCCCACCTCGCCGAACCGGGCACCGAGATTGCGGTCCGGGTGACCCCCAAGGCGTCGCGCGCCCGTATCGAGCTGGCTGACGACGGCACGGTGAAAGTCTGGGTGACCGTGTCGCCGGAGGGCGGCAAGGCGAACGACGCGGTGATCCGGCAACTGGCCAAGGCGCTCGGCGTGCCGAAGACGGCGCTCACGCTCGTTCGGGGCGCGGCGTCGCGGGACAAGGTCGTTCGGCTGGATCACTCCACCTGGCGGAGGCGATAG
- a CDS encoding class II histone deacetylase — protein MTTGFYWAERCFWHSGGNYAGNAPVGGLVQPLAAGGLPENPEGKRRLKNLIDVTGLSAELVLAGAEPASRESLLRVHAPRYIDEFEKVARAGGGEIGLRAPFGVDGYDIARLSAGIASTALRDVLAGLHANAYALSRPPGHHCTSDFPNGFCLLNNIAIAIEDARAAGTLRRVAVLDWDVHHGNGTEEIFYDDPDVLTVSLHQERNYPLDTGEFSARGSGAGEGANLNIPLPPGTGHKSYLEAMERLALPAIRAFEPEVIIVACGYDAALIDPLSRMLCTAETYRAMTAMTQDLAAELCDGRLLVVHEGGYSEVYVPFCGHAVLEQMSGSTIRAADLFAETYAGRQPSARFDAFVSELIGEMEEALR, from the coding sequence ATGACCACGGGTTTCTACTGGGCCGAACGCTGCTTCTGGCACTCCGGCGGCAACTACGCCGGGAACGCGCCGGTCGGCGGGCTGGTCCAGCCGCTTGCCGCCGGCGGCCTGCCGGAAAACCCCGAAGGCAAGCGCCGCCTTAAGAACCTGATCGACGTCACCGGCCTGTCCGCCGAGCTCGTCCTCGCGGGCGCGGAGCCCGCTTCGCGCGAGTCGCTGCTCCGTGTCCACGCCCCCCGCTACATCGACGAGTTCGAGAAGGTCGCCCGTGCCGGCGGCGGAGAGATTGGCCTGCGCGCGCCCTTCGGCGTCGACGGTTATGACATCGCCCGCCTGTCCGCCGGGATCGCCTCGACCGCGCTGCGCGACGTGCTGGCCGGACTGCACGCGAATGCCTACGCCCTCTCCCGCCCGCCGGGGCACCATTGCACCAGCGATTTCCCCAACGGCTTCTGCCTGCTGAACAATATCGCCATCGCGATCGAGGACGCCCGTGCCGCCGGAACGCTGCGCCGGGTCGCCGTGCTCGACTGGGACGTTCATCATGGCAACGGGACGGAGGAGATATTCTACGACGATCCCGACGTCCTGACCGTCTCGCTCCACCAGGAGCGCAACTACCCGCTCGACACGGGCGAGTTCTCGGCGCGCGGCTCCGGCGCCGGAGAGGGCGCGAACCTCAACATCCCGCTGCCGCCCGGCACCGGTCACAAGAGCTACCTCGAAGCGATGGAGCGGCTTGCCCTGCCCGCCATCCGCGCGTTCGAGCCGGAAGTCATCATCGTCGCCTGCGGCTATGACGCCGCCTTGATCGACCCGTTGAGCCGGATGCTCTGCACGGCCGAAACCTACCGCGCGATGACCGCCATGACGCAGGACCTCGCCGCCGAGCTTTGCGACGGTCGTCTGCTGGTCGTGCACGAAGGCGGTTACTCCGAGGTCTACGTCCCCTTCTGCGGTCACGCCGTCCTCGAACAGATGTCCGGCAGCACGATCCGCGCCGCCGACCTATTCGCCGAGACCTATGCCGGACGCCAGCCGTCCGCCCGCTTCGACGCCTTCGTCAGCGAACTGATCGGCGAG
- a CDS encoding M48 family metallopeptidase, whose protein sequence is MIARRLASCLVILMTGLLAACTEMPEPSGEPKTVAGRVPFVGGAIDARTAARNFIEVVEAVEPVAEAECRRRAAHSNCDLRIVVDDRPGMPPNAFQTIDSEGQPIIAFTLSLIAEARNKDEIAFVMAHEAAHHIEGHLDRQREYATAGAVVFGQLAGVLGAGSEDEIRTAQEIGAVVGARSYSKSFELEADDLGTIITARAGFNPIVGADFFFRIPDPDGRFLSTHPPNAERYDAVITRAATLGITPPMN, encoded by the coding sequence ATGATCGCCCGTCGACTGGCATCCTGTCTTGTCATCCTGATGACCGGCCTCCTTGCCGCCTGTACGGAGATGCCCGAACCGTCGGGGGAGCCGAAGACCGTGGCCGGACGCGTGCCCTTCGTGGGTGGCGCGATCGATGCCCGGACGGCGGCGCGGAATTTCATCGAAGTGGTCGAGGCGGTCGAGCCGGTGGCCGAGGCCGAGTGCCGGCGCCGTGCGGCACATTCAAACTGCGATTTGCGGATCGTAGTGGACGATCGTCCGGGAATGCCGCCGAACGCCTTCCAGACGATCGATTCCGAGGGTCAGCCGATCATCGCCTTCACCCTGTCGCTGATCGCCGAGGCCCGGAACAAGGACGAGATCGCTTTCGTCATGGCCCACGAGGCGGCGCACCATATCGAGGGACACCTCGACCGGCAGCGCGAATATGCGACTGCCGGAGCGGTGGTTTTCGGTCAGCTGGCCGGGGTTCTCGGCGCGGGGAGCGAGGACGAGATCCGTACCGCGCAGGAGATCGGGGCGGTCGTCGGGGCGCGCTCCTACTCCAAGTCGTTCGAGCTGGAGGCGGACGACCTCGGCACGATCATCACCGCGCGGGCAGGCTTCAACCCGATCGTCGGCGCCGACTTCTTCTTCCGGATTCCCGATCCGGATGGCCGGTTCCTGAGCACGCACCCGCCGAACGCGGAGCGCTACGACGCGGTCATCACCCGGGCGGCGACGCTCGGCATCACGCCACCGATGAACTGA
- a CDS encoding tetratricopeptide repeat protein, translated as MRHMILAAMLLAPVSAFAVGSDDDAPPEPTESVTECEEGLVYDEATETCVTPEETTNDDSARMEDIRSLAYEGRYADALGLLETMDPGDPMVLTYYGFVSRKMGDVPAGMDYYAAALEADPDLLLARAYRGMAFIEAEDTVSAWTELQEIQARGGRGSWPEQALIRAIETGETIGY; from the coding sequence ATGCGCCACATGATCCTTGCTGCGATGCTGCTTGCCCCTGTCTCGGCCTTTGCCGTCGGCAGCGACGACGATGCGCCGCCCGAGCCAACCGAGTCCGTGACCGAGTGCGAGGAGGGGCTGGTCTACGACGAGGCGACCGAGACCTGCGTAACGCCGGAGGAGACCACGAACGACGACAGCGCGCGGATGGAGGACATCCGCTCGCTCGCCTACGAGGGGCGCTATGCCGATGCGCTCGGCCTGCTCGAGACGATGGATCCGGGCGATCCGATGGTGCTGACCTACTACGGCTTCGTGTCGCGCAAGATGGGGGACGTGCCGGCGGGCATGGATTACTACGCGGCGGCGCTCGAGGCCGATCCGGACCTGCTGCTGGCCCGCGCCTATCGCGGCATGGCCTTCATCGAGGCGGAGGATACCGTGTCAGCCTGGACCGAGCTGCAGGAGATCCAGGCGCGAGGTGGCCGGGGCAGCTGGCCGGAGCAGGCGCTGATCCGGGCGATCGAGACGGGGGAGACGATCGGGTATTGA
- a CDS encoding DUF6455 family protein encodes MRPLGHPRQHYWLVKGMAKRLGADVVGAVETGELDLSEWSGMVQACRGCSDPEGCRKWLDRTDHADAAPEVCRNRDRLARLAR; translated from the coding sequence ATGCGACCACTGGGACATCCGAGACAGCATTACTGGCTCGTGAAGGGCATGGCGAAACGCCTCGGCGCCGACGTCGTCGGCGCTGTCGAGACCGGAGAGCTCGACCTGTCGGAATGGTCGGGCATGGTTCAGGCCTGTCGGGGCTGTAGCGATCCGGAGGGCTGCCGGAAGTGGCTCGACCGGACGGACCATGCCGACGCGGCGCCCGAGGTCTGCCGCAACCGCGACCGGCTGGCGCGGCTCGCCCGCTGA
- the trhA gene encoding PAQR family membrane homeostasis protein TrhA: MMVRELLKSGYPVFSRAERIADFAMHFVGLGFAIVGAVLLIVMSAGAKPGLMIAAVSIYGAALIATFAASTLYHFTPWDGARPIFRRLDHAAIYLKIAGTYTPLVALIGSVFAWAVLGAVWLLAVVGAAAKLFFWETPGHWATALYLVLGWLSLALMWPLAQKLPVGGMTLIVIGGLLYSAGTIFYSLKNLRFQNAIWHGFVVAASACFFAAIAWSVAVVG; the protein is encoded by the coding sequence ATGATGGTTAGAGAATTGCTAAAGTCCGGGTATCCCGTCTTCTCGCGCGCCGAAAGGATCGCCGATTTCGCGATGCATTTCGTCGGCCTCGGCTTCGCCATCGTTGGCGCGGTGCTGCTGATCGTGATGTCCGCCGGCGCGAAGCCGGGTCTGATGATCGCCGCCGTCAGCATCTACGGCGCGGCCCTGATCGCGACCTTCGCGGCCTCGACGCTTTATCACTTCACACCGTGGGACGGGGCGCGGCCGATCTTCCGGCGGCTCGACCACGCGGCGATCTACCTCAAGATCGCGGGCACTTACACGCCGCTGGTCGCACTGATCGGGTCGGTCTTCGCTTGGGCCGTGCTCGGCGCGGTCTGGCTGCTGGCTGTGGTCGGCGCCGCTGCGAAGCTTTTCTTCTGGGAAACGCCGGGGCACTGGGCGACGGCACTCTACCTTGTGCTCGGCTGGCTCAGCCTCGCCCTCATGTGGCCGCTGGCACAGAAACTGCCCGTGGGCGGGATGACTCTGATCGTGATCGGTGGCCTGCTCTATTCGGCCGGCACCATCTTCTACAGCCTCAAGAATCTGCGCTTCCAGAACGCGATCTGGCACGGCTTCGTGGTCGCGGCCTCCGCCTGTTTCTTCGCCGCCATCGCGTGGAGCGTCGCCGTCGTCGGCTGA
- the rimO gene encoding 30S ribosomal protein S12 methylthiotransferase RimO: MPQNPPDLRPDLAPKMRLDAPRPGQPTIGMVSLGCPKALVDSERILTRLRAEGYAISPDYGGADAVIVNTCGFLDTAKAESLDAIGEALTENGRVIVTGCLGAEPEFITGAHPKVLAVTGPHQYEQVLDAVHTAVPPAPDPYIDLMPAQSVSLTPRHYSYLKISEGCNHRCKFCVIPDMRGRLVSRPAHAIVREAEKLVENGVKELLVISQDTSAYGADIRFAEERGHRAHIDDLARDLGSLGAWVRLHYVYPYPRVRNLIPLMAEGLVLPYLDIPFQHAHPDTLKRMARPSAQTETLAEIAAWRDTCPDITLRSTFIVGYPGETEEEFSYLLDWLDEAQLDRVGCFQYENVAGARSNDLPDHVPEEVKQDRWNRFMEKAQAISEAKLAKKVGTMQDVLVDDIDADGIATCRTKADAPEIDGNLFIDEGTEGLSVGDLVTVEVDEAGDYDLWGRLTSS; this comes from the coding sequence ATGCCCCAGAACCCTCCCGACCTCCGCCCTGACCTCGCGCCGAAGATGCGGCTGGACGCGCCGCGCCCCGGCCAGCCGACGATCGGCATGGTCTCCCTCGGCTGCCCCAAGGCGCTCGTCGATTCCGAGCGGATCCTCACGCGGCTCCGGGCCGAGGGCTATGCCATCTCGCCCGACTACGGCGGGGCGGATGCGGTCATCGTCAACACCTGCGGGTTCCTGGATACGGCCAAGGCCGAAAGCCTCGACGCGATCGGCGAGGCGCTGACCGAGAACGGGCGCGTCATCGTCACCGGCTGCCTCGGCGCGGAGCCGGAGTTCATCACCGGTGCGCACCCGAAGGTTCTCGCCGTCACCGGGCCGCACCAGTACGAGCAGGTCCTCGACGCCGTGCACACCGCCGTGCCGCCCGCGCCGGACCCCTACATCGACCTGATGCCGGCGCAGAGCGTCAGCCTCACACCGCGGCACTACAGCTACCTCAAGATCTCCGAGGGCTGTAACCACCGCTGCAAGTTCTGCGTGATCCCAGACATGCGTGGCCGCCTCGTCAGCCGACCCGCCCACGCCATCGTCCGCGAGGCCGAGAAGCTGGTGGAGAACGGCGTGAAGGAGCTTCTGGTCATCAGCCAGGACACCTCCGCCTACGGCGCCGACATCAGGTTCGCCGAAGAGCGCGGCCACCGCGCCCATATCGACGACCTCGCCCGCGATCTCGGCTCCCTGGGCGCGTGGGTGCGGCTGCATTACGTCTACCCCTACCCGCGCGTTCGCAATCTGATCCCGCTGATGGCCGAGGGGCTGGTGCTGCCCTACCTCGACATCCCGTTCCAGCATGCCCACCCGGACACGCTGAAGCGGATGGCCCGCCCCTCCGCCCAGACGGAGACGCTGGCCGAGATCGCCGCCTGGCGCGACACTTGCCCGGACATCACCCTGCGCTCCACCTTCATCGTCGGCTATCCCGGCGAGACGGAGGAAGAGTTCTCCTACCTGCTCGACTGGCTCGACGAGGCGCAGCTCGACCGCGTCGGCTGCTTCCAGTACGAAAACGTCGCCGGCGCGCGGTCGAACGACCTGCCCGACCACGTGCCCGAAGAGGTGAAGCAGGACCGCTGGAACCGCTTCATGGAGAAGGCACAGGCGATCTCCGAGGCGAAGCTGGCGAAGAAGGTCGGCACCATGCAGGACGTTCTGGTCGACGACATCGACGCCGACGGCATCGCCACGTGCCGCACCAAGGCCGACGCGCCCGAGATCGACGGCAACCTCTTCATCGACGAGGGGACAGAGGGCCTCTCCGTCGGCGACCTCGTCACGGTCGAAGTCGACGAGGCCGGCGACTACGACCTCTGGGGCCGCCTGACGTCTTCATAA